One window of uncultured Methanoregula sp. genomic DNA carries:
- a CDS encoding adenylosuccinate synthetase, which yields MSCSIIVGGFFGDEGKGKVVAHIAYKDKPVIISRGGVGPNAGHTVQVGTTKYGVRMVPSGFVYKEAKLCIGSGVLVDPRVLKYEVEMLGVKGRVFVDKRCGIITEDHIARDKGSAHLSKKIGSTGSGCGPANSDRVMRVSPQAKDVPELAEYLLDVPQAIDDELKKGSTILLEGTQGFGISLYYGTYPFVTSKDTSASQIAADNGVGPTKIDDVIVVFKAYPTRVGEGPFNTEMTFEKSDAMGIQEFGTVTHRQRRVGGWDGDMARYSAMINGCTQAAITGIDNVDKECFGVTDYAKLTKKAKDFLKQAEEDIGSPVTLISTGPEITQIIDLRDELA from the coding sequence ATGAGTTGCTCAATCATCGTTGGTGGATTTTTTGGGGATGAGGGTAAGGGCAAGGTAGTTGCCCATATTGCCTATAAGGATAAACCCGTAATCATCTCCCGCGGCGGTGTGGGTCCGAATGCCGGACACACCGTTCAGGTCGGAACCACGAAATATGGCGTCCGCATGGTTCCCTCGGGTTTTGTCTACAAGGAAGCGAAACTCTGCATCGGAAGCGGTGTGCTCGTTGATCCCCGTGTCCTGAAATACGAAGTGGAAATGCTGGGCGTCAAGGGACGGGTCTTTGTCGACAAGCGCTGTGGTATTATTACCGAAGATCATATCGCCCGGGACAAGGGAAGCGCCCACCTCTCCAAAAAGATCGGCAGCACCGGGTCCGGGTGCGGTCCGGCCAATTCCGACCGGGTCATGCGGGTCTCCCCGCAGGCAAAAGATGTGCCCGAACTCGCCGAGTACCTGCTGGATGTCCCCCAGGCAATCGACGATGAACTCAAAAAAGGCAGCACGATCCTGCTCGAAGGCACCCAGGGTTTTGGGATCTCCCTCTATTACGGTACCTATCCTTTTGTGACCAGCAAGGACACCTCAGCGTCGCAGATCGCAGCAGATAATGGTGTAGGGCCAACAAAGATCGACGATGTCATCGTTGTTTTCAAGGCATACCCCACCCGTGTCGGGGAAGGCCCGTTCAACACCGAGATGACGTTTGAGAAATCCGATGCCATGGGTATCCAGGAGTTCGGTACCGTAACTCACCGCCAGCGGCGCGTCGGCGGATGGGACGGGGACATGGCTCGGTATTCCGCCATGATCAACGGGTGCACCCAGGCAGCCATCACCGGGATCGACAATGTTGACAAGGAATGTTTTGGCGTGACCGATTATGCCAAGCTCACGAAAAAAGCAAAAGATTTCCTCAAGCAGGCTGAAGAGGACATCGGCAGCCCCGTAACCCTGATCTCCACCGGTCC